The following are encoded in a window of Palaemon carinicauda isolate YSFRI2023 chromosome 31, ASM3689809v2, whole genome shotgun sequence genomic DNA:
- the LOC137624657 gene encoding uncharacterized protein — protein MATNNFSDYLYFKGLLGDFSGVCSRCNIGEVTKKYDGKSRNGENTYFWRCNYHKCRKKISLKRDSFFEKSQLSCQDVFILICGFVYKFPQYTIHQTYKKFASHTLVDWYNFCRDVCSDILLIDNKKIGGPGHVVEIDESKFGKRKYDRGDKVDGVWVFGGIDRQTRETFFQVVKHRSAETLIPILVEFVHPETTIISDCWKAYKNIKNQFFQHLTVNHSIHFVNPEDRSVHTNSIESQWHVLKRTVIPAFGTRKHMYDSYFSNYCVRKRYLEGSECQLKAFLKLINRVYPLKTCQTPSTTAATHTSPGPSISPGPSRPSKVRKKIVSAPPEDSDFSDYEY, from the coding sequence ATGGCCACTAACAATTTCAGTGATTATTTGTATTTCAAAGGCCTGTTAGGTGATTTTTCCGGTGTGTGTTCTAGGTGCAATATCGGCGAAGTCACTAAGAAGTACGACGGCAAATCAAGAAACGGTGAAAACACGTACTTTTGGCGGTGTAATTATCACAAGTGCCGGAAAAAGATTAGTTTGAAACGAGACAGTTTTTTTGAAAAATCCCAGTTGTCGTGCCAGGATGTTTTTATCCTCATCTGTGGTTTTGTTTATAAATTTCCCCAATACACCATTCACCAGACGTATAAAAAGTTTGCCTCTCATACTCTCGTGGATTGGTACAACTTTTGCCGGGACGTGTGTTCCGATATTCTTTTGATAGACAATAAGAAGATAGGCGGTCCTGGTCACGTGGTGGAGATAGATGAGAGCAAGTTTGGCAAACGGAAGTATGACCGGGGGGATAAGGTCGACGGTGTTTGGGTGTTTGGAGGGATTGATCGGCAAACACGTGAGACGTTTTTCCAGGTTGTCAAGCATCGTTCGGCTGAGACGTTGATTCCTATATTAGTAGAATTCGTCCATCCCGAAACTACTATTATTTCGGATTGTTGGAAGGCTTATAAGAATATAAAGAATCAATTTTTTCAGCATCTCACAGTTAATCATAGCATTCACTTTGTGAACCCGGAAGATCGCAGTGTACACACTAACTCTATAGAATCGCAGTGGCACGTTTTGAAAAGGACTGTCATACCTGCTTTCGGCACACGGAAACACATGTATGAcagttatttttcaaattactgtgTTCGCAAGCGATATCTAGAGGGATCAGAGTGTCAACTGAAGGCATTCTTGAAATTAATCAATCGTGTTTACCCTctcaaaacttgccaaaccccatcaacaacggccgctacacacacttctcctggaccatccatatctcccggtccatcccgcccatcgaaagtcagaaagaagatcgtcagcgcgccTCCCGAAGATTCGGACTTCAGCGATTACGAATATTAA